In Kitasatospora sp. NBC_00240, the following are encoded in one genomic region:
- the ndgR gene encoding IclR family transcriptional regulator NdgR, producing the protein MDNSSGVGVLDKAALVLSALESGPATLAGLVAATGLARPTAHRLAVALEHHRLVTRDMQGRFILGPRLSELSAAAGEDRLLATAGPVLTHLRDVTGESAQLYRRQGEMRICVAAAERLSGLRDTVPVGSTLPMKAGSAAQVLLAWEEPERLHRGLQGARFTATALSGVRRRGWAQSIGEREPGVASVSAPVRGPSNRVVAAVSVSGPIERLTRHPGRMHAQAIIEAANRLTEALRRS; encoded by the coding sequence ATGGACAACTCTAGCGGCGTCGGCGTTCTCGACAAGGCCGCTCTGGTGCTGAGCGCACTGGAGTCGGGCCCCGCCACGTTGGCGGGGCTGGTCGCCGCCACCGGTTTGGCGCGGCCCACCGCCCACCGACTCGCCGTCGCACTCGAACACCACCGCCTGGTCACCAGGGACATGCAGGGCCGGTTCATCCTCGGCCCCCGACTCTCCGAACTCTCCGCCGCGGCGGGCGAGGACCGGCTGCTCGCCACCGCGGGCCCGGTCCTGACCCACCTGCGCGACGTCACCGGCGAGAGCGCACAGCTCTACCGCCGGCAGGGCGAGATGCGGATCTGCGTAGCCGCCGCCGAGCGGCTCTCCGGTCTGCGGGACACCGTCCCGGTCGGCAGCACCCTGCCGATGAAGGCCGGCTCCGCCGCCCAGGTCCTGCTGGCCTGGGAGGAGCCCGAGCGCCTGCACCGGGGCCTCCAGGGCGCCCGCTTCACCGCCACCGCGCTGAGCGGCGTACGACGCCGCGGCTGGGCCCAGTCGATCGGTGAGCGCGAGCCGGGCGTGGCGTCCGTCTCCGCGCCCGTCCGCGGGCCCTCCAACCGCGTGGTGGCGGCCGTCTCGGTCTCCGGCCCCATCGAGCGCCTCACCCGGCACCCGGGCCGGATGCACGCCCAGGCCATCATCGAGGCCGCCAACCGGCTCACCGAGGCCCTGCGACGCAGCTGA